The Luteibacter flocculans genomic interval AGAAACGCGCCGCGTTCTCCAGGATGTTGAACAGCGCCTGCTCGATCAGGGCCGGGTGCACGTGGAGAAGCAGGGTCTTCGCCGGCAATTGCACGTCCAGGCGCACATCGGGAAACAGCTTGTGCGCCCGGCCGACGGCGGCGGTTACCACTTCGCCTGCATCTACCCAGTCGCGCTTCAGGGTCAACGTGCCGTGGCCCAGTCGGGTCATGTCGAGCAGGTTCTGGATGTAGCGGTCCAGTCGCTGCCCTTCGCCGAGGATCGCGTTCAGCAGCTCGTGGCGCTCGTTCTCGGGCAATTGCGTTTCGTAGCTGAGCAAGGTGCCCGCGGAGCCGATCATCGACGCGAGCGGCGAGCGCAGGTCGTGCGACACCGACGACAGCAACGCGTTGCGCAGCCGCTCGGTTTCGCCTTGCACGCGTGCGCTTTCCAGCTCGGAGGCAAGGCGCGCACGCTCCAGCGCCTGACTGATGTCGAGGACCATCGCCTGCGCGAGACTGCGACGGTCCGCATCCGGCTCGCGATCGACGGGGAAGCGCAGCGCCACGACGCCTGCGCGGCGCGCTTCGCTGCCCAGAGGCAGCATCCAGCACGACGCGCCATGCAACGTATCCGTACTGCGACCGGCCGGCTCTGCGTGCGCATCGCTCCAGTCCGCTGCTGCGAGATCCTGGGTGGACAGCGCGAACGTCGCCGGCACCGATGCCGACGTGACGAGCCGTTCGACGGCGTCGCGCGCGAGCACGGCCACCTCGGCGTCGAGTGCGCGCGCCAGTGCATGCGCCGCGACCGTGCGCACGCCATCGGCGTCGGCCGCCGTCGCGAGTTGTTGTCCCAGTGTGACCAGTACGCGACCGCGTACCTGTGCAGCGCGCAACGACGCGACCTGGCCGGCCAGACGCGTCGCCAGACGGCTGCACACGAGTGCGGCGACGAGGAACAACACAACGGCAAGCACGTCATCGGCATTCGCGATCGCAAACGTGTAACGCGGCGGAGCGAAGAAGAAGTTGTAGCCGAGAAAACTGAGCAGTGCGGCATACACGGCCACCGCCATCCGCGTGCGCACGGCGACAAAGAGCACGGAGGTCAGGAAGATCAGCGACAGGTTCGCCACGGACAGGAAACGGTCCGCCACGAACGACAAACCCATGGCGCATGCGGTCGTGAACGTGGCAAAGCCGTAATCCCGCCACGGCATCGGCTGCATGCTGGCGCGCAGTTGGCGGCGGGCCTTGGCCCGCTCCGCGGGCGTGGCGATGATCGTCAACTCGAGATGCGCGCCCCGGCGCAACAGTTGCTGGGTCAGCGAGTAACCCAGCCGTCGTGCGATGGGGCGCTCGCGGGTCCGGCCCACCACGATCTGGCCGACGCCTTCGCGGTCTGCCCAGGTCAGCAGTTCATCGGCCACCGCATGGCCGCGAAGCGTGACGGCTTCGCCACCGAGACGTCGTGCCAGGCGCATGGCGCTGTCCACGCGCTCGCGTCGCTCGGGGTCGACACCGCCACGATCCACGAAGAGCACGCTCCACGGCGCGCCGCGCCGCTCGGCGATACGCCGGGTCACGCGCACGAGGTATTCGCTTTGCCCCGCGCCATCGATGGCCGCCATCACGCGGCGACGCACCGGCATGGCATCGCCACGCGCCAGCATGTGCCCGCGCAGATCGTGCTCCACGTGCGCGGCCACGGTTTCCACCGCCAGCTCGCGCAGCGCCGCCAGGTTGCTCGGCGAGAAGAAGGCGTCCAACGCGACCGCAGCGGTCTCGGGCACATAGACCTTGCCCTGGCGCAGTCGCGCGATGAGTTCGCGCGGCGGAAGATCGACGAGCACGATGTCGCGTGCGCGATCGAGGAACGCATCGGGCACCGTTTCCCGCACCGCGACGCCCGTAATGCGCCGTACCTGATCGTTGAGGCTTTCCAGGTGCTGCACGTTGAGCGCCGTGTAGACCTCGATGTCCGCGGCGAGCAGTTCGGCGATGTCCTGCCAGCGCAGCGCGTGGCGTCCCCCGGGCAGGTTGGTGTGCGCCAGCTCATCGACGAGGATGACGGCCGGCTTGCGCGCCAGCGCCGCTTCCAGGTCGAACTCGCGGAATTCACGCCCGGCATATTGCACGGCGCGCGTCGGCAACACTTCCATCCCTTCCAGCAGGGCTGCGGTTTCGGGGCGCCCGTGCGTTTCGACCAGGCCAACGACCACGTCCACGCCTTGCCGGCGCAGGTCGCGCGCCGCCGAGAGCATGGCGAAGGTCTTGCCGACGCCTGGCGCCGCGCCAAGGAAGACCTTCAGGCGTTGGCCTTCGTCCTGCACCGCGTGGAGCAGGGCGTCTGCGCGGGCTTCGCGGGCATCGTTCATCGGGAAGGCCGGGGTCGGGATGGAGAGAGGGTATCGGAACGCGCGCAAGAGCAGAACGGACCCCGCTCATGCGAATGCGATCCGTCGAGGTAAACGGACTGCATTGTTGGGCACGGCGCATAGCGGCCGCGTATCGTGCCGCGGCCGGGGCGTAACGTTTGCGTAAATTCTGCGGTAGACCCGCCTCGCGGGTCAGCGCGAGGCAGGCTTCTCCAGCGTGTCGCGGAACAGTTCGTCGATGCGCCGGTATTCGTCGTACCAGGAATCCGGGTGGACGAAGCCGTGCCGTTCCATCGGGTACAGCGACATCCAGAAGTTCTTCTTGTGCAGTTCGATGAAGCGCTGGTACAGGCGGATCGAATCGCTGGCGAGCACGTTGTCGTCGATGAGCCCGTGCTCGATCAGCAGCGGATCGCTCAGCGCCTCGGCATAGCGGATGGGCGAGCTGGTCTTGTACGCATCGGGGTCGAGCTGCGGGTCGTTGAGGATGTTCGACGTGTATTCGTGGTTGTAGCTGGTCCAGTCAGTCACCGGGCGCAGCGCGGCACCGGCGGCAAACTCACCCGGCGCGCGCAGCAACGCCATCAACGTCATGAAGCCGCCGTAGCTGCCGCCGTACACACCGACGCGCTTCGGATCGACGCCTTGGTTCGCCACCAGCCAGGCCTTGCCGTCCAGTAGATCTTCCAGTTCCGGATGCCCCATCTGCCGGTAGATGGCCGTGCGCCAGTCGCGGCCGTAGCCCTTGGACGCGCGGTAATCCATGTCGAGCACCACGTAGCCCCGCTGCACGAGCAGGTTATGGAACATCTGTTCGCGGAAGTACGCGGGATAGGAAAGATGTACGTTCTGCAGGTAGCCGGCCCCGTGGATGAAGATCACGGCCGGTCGCGACGCTGATGCAGTCGCCTTGCCCCCACTGTAGAACTTGGCCCAGATCGTGCCGGCACCGTGCTGTGAGGGCACCTCGACGATGGCGGGGGCGATCCATTCGCGCGCCTTGTACGCCGGCTTCCGCGTATCGGTGAGGTCGTGGACCGCATGCGTGCCGACGTCGACCGTGGCGAGTTGCGACGGCACGTAAGGCGACGAATGCAGCACGGCCAAACGATCGCCATCGGGCGACAGCGTGAAGTCGTCCAGGCCTTCGAAGCGCGTGATACGTGTGAGTTCGCCACTGCTTACCGGCACGCTGTAGATGTCGTAGCTGTACGGCGCCACCTTGTTGGTGCGCACGAAGAAGCGCGAGCCGTCCGGGCTGAGCACGGGGTGATCGACTTCGAAGTGCCCGGAGGTGAGGGCGGTGGGCTTGCCGCCGAGCGGCCGGGTGTAAAGCTGCGCGTAGCCTGACTCTTCGCTCAGGTACCACAGCGTGCGGCCGTCGCGCAGCCAACCGAAATCGTTGCCGTCCCAGTTGATCCAGGCCTTGTCCGTGAGGCGGTGCTGGCTGACCAGCGCGTGCCGGTCGAGGTCCACGCTGGCGATCCAGCGGTCCTTGTTGTCGATGGCGCGAAGCTGCACCGCCACCTCGTGGCTGTCGTCGCTCCAGACGATGCCCGGGCTGTACTCACCGTTGACGATGATGGGGCGCGTCTTCGGGGCGGCGAGCGCATCGGCCTGATCCGTCTTGCCGTCCTTGCGCAGCGCGGTAACGGTTTTCGCGCGGATATCCGCCAGCGGGTCGTCCGTGATGCCCGGCAAGGTTTTGGTGTCGAGCGGGTAGCTCGCGTGCGTCGTGAGGTCGAGCAGGCGGAGGGATTGCGGTGCGGGATCGTTGCGGCCGACGTAGCTGCGCGTGGCTTCCGTTTCCGCGTAGCCGGAATCCGTCACGTAATGGGTGAGATCGGCCACCTTGCCCGTATCCGCGTCCTTGGCCTGCGTCACCACGATCAACCAGCGGCCGTCAGGCGACAGCGAGGTATCGGCGATGGAGACCTTCGCACCGAGCCAGAAGGGCTTGGGCGCGCGACCGGGGTCGGCAGCCGCCAGCGCATCGGCGTCGGCGGTCATGGCGTCCTCGTCCGCCCGCAGCGTGCGCAGCGTCTTGAACAGTGCTTGCTGGTCGTCCGCGAGCTCGTCCTTCTTCTTCTTCGCCTTGGGATCGTCTTTTTCCTGCAGATCCGCGGCGCGCGACACGGGGCCGCCCGCCACGGGATAGACGAACCAGTCGTTGTCCGCGCGGAAGGTCAGCAATCGGCCATCGAGCGAGAAGCGCGGATCGCGCTCCTTGGCTGCGGTACGCGTCACCTGCACGGTGCTGCCACTCGCAAGGTCGCGGAGGAAGATGTCGCCATGGCGAACGAATGCCGCGTGGCGATGCGCGCGGTCGAAGACCGGCTTGCCGCCGTCTGCCGTGGCCGCCGCGGCCGGATCGAGACGCTGGGGCGTGCCGCCGCCTGCCGGTACCCGCCAGAGATCGCGCACCGGACTGCCGTCCTGCTTCAGCGCGTAATAGACCTGGTTGCCATCGACGCTCCAGTAAGCATCTTCCACCGGGGCGCCGATCCAATCGGGGTTGGCCATGATCGTTTCCATGTCCAACGGCGGCGGAGCCGCCAGCGCGGGCAGGCTGGCGAGGGCGGTAAGCAGGGCAGTGACAAGGACGCGCATCGGCATTTCCGGCGGGACAAATCGGTCGAGCATAGCGCTCGGTCACGGCCGAATCTAACCAACCGTCGGCACCGTCGCTCGGTCGCCGCCTTTGCTACCCTCGGGAATCCTCCACGGGAGTTCACCCATGCGCGTCCTCGTTCCCCGCCTTCTCGCTGCGAGCCTGTTCCTCGCCTTTGCCGCCCAAGCGGCCACGACGCCCCCGCCCGCCACACCGAAACGGGTCGTTTCCGAGACGCTGGCCGGCCAGCCGGTGAACGATCCGTACCGCTGGCTGGAAAATCCCGAAGCGGCGGACGTGAAGCAGTGGATCGACGCGCAGAACGCCTATACCGAGGCGACGATCGGTGCGATGCCACTGGGCAAGGCTCTGAGTGCCCGTATTCGCGAGTTGTCCATCACGTCCACTACGCGTTCCTCACCCACGCTTGCCGGCGGCACCTTGTTCTACTTCGAGAACACGCCGCCGCAGCCGCAACCGTTGCTCGTGGCGAAGGCCTGGCCCGACGGTCCGACGCGCACGCTGGTGGACCTCAACAAGGGCGACGGAAGCACCGCCGTCACGGCGTACTGGCCTTCACCGAGCGGCCGTTATCTGGCCTACGGTACGGCCGAGGGCGGCAGCGAACTGACCACCATCCATATTCTCGATACGACCACGGGTAAACCGCTGGGCGACGAGTTGCCCTTTGCGGGCGGCGGTACCACGCCACAGGCGCTGGCCTGGGATGCCGACGAGAAGGGCGTGACGTATGCGCGCTTCGATGCGCCGACGCAGGGGAAACTGCTGCGCGAGTTCGACGCCTATCTCGCCCATCACGTCATCGGCCAGCCTGCCGCGAAAGACACCGTGGTCTTCGGCAAGGGCTACTCGCAGGTAGCGGAATACATCCTCAAGGAAAGCCCGGGCGGCAAGGCCACGGCGTTGCTCGCGAACGAAGGCGATGGCGGTCCGGCGGAGGTCTACCTGCGCGAGGGCACCTCGGCCTTCAAGCGCGTGCTCGGTCACGAGGCCGACGTGCGCGAAGCGAGTTGGGTGGGCGACCGTCTTTACGTAGTGAGCTTTGCAGGCGCTCCGCGCGGCAAGATCGTCGCCTTGGGCGCCGACGGCAAGGCGGTCGACGTGCTGCCGCAGGGCGAAGGCGCCATCCAGCACGTGACGGCGCTGGGCGATGGCTTCCTCGTCGTCCGCAGTGCCGGTCCGGACTGGTGGGCGGATCAGTACGACGCCAAGGCCGGCTTCGTGCGCCGTGTGCCGCTGCCCGCCACGGGCATCACGATTGGCGGCGTCGCGGCGGAAAAAGGCCAGGGCAAGGCGTTGATCAGCTATACCGGCTGGACCCAGCCCACGCGCTGGGTGGAATACGACGGCAGCAACGGCTCGATGAAGACGATCTTCGAGGTGAAGCCGGCCGCCGACTATTCGAAGGTGCGCGTGACGCGAGTGGACGGTACCTCGAAGGACGGCAGCAAGATTCCGGTGACGGTGATCTCGATGGATGGCGTGACGCCGAATGGCAAGCGTCCGACCATCCTCTACAGCTACGGCGGTTTCGGCATCCCCGTCACCCCGGGCTTCATCGGTGCCAATCTCGCCTGGCTGGAACGCGGCGGCGTGCTGGCGTACGCCAACATCCGCGGCGGCAACGAGTTCGGCGAGGCGTGGCACGAGCAGGGGCAGAAGACCCGCAAGCAGAACGTGTTCGATGATTTCTATGCCGCGTCGCAGGCATTGATCGACACGCATTGGACCGACACGAAGCACCTCGGCATCCTGGGCGGCAGCAATGGCGGCCTGCTGATGGGCGCCGCGCTGACGCAGCATCCGGAACAGTACCGCGCCGTGGTCGGCGCCGTGGGCATCTATGACGTCCCGCGCCACGAGACCGCCTTTGCGAACGGTCCTTACAACGTGAGCGAATACGGCAGCGTGACCGATCCCGCCATCGCCAAGGCGATGCTGGCCTACTCGCCCCTGCACAACGTGAAGAAGGGCACGAAGTATCCGGCTGTGCTGCTGACCACCGGCGCCAACGATCCGCGTGTGGCGCCCTGGCAGTCGCGCAAGTTCGCTGCTGCGCTGCAGGACGCGAGCACGTCGGGACAGCCGGTACTGCTGCTCACGCGGATGAATGCCGGCCACGGCATCGGTGCGCCCTTCAGTCAGCGCGTCGGCAATGCGGCGTTGTCGATGACCTTCTTCGCCACCGAACTCGGGCTGGGCGAGTGACCGGCGTCGCGTCCGCTGCCAGGCCGCTCAGCGGCTGGTGGCGGGCGCGGCCAGCATCGCGGTGATGCGTGCGTCCTTCTCGGCCCAGAGGTCGTTGACCCAGGCCTGGAAGCGCTCGCGGAACGCTGCATCGCCTTCGTAATCGCCGCGCAGTGCCGGCAGGATGGGCAGGCGACGCACATGGACGCGGATCTCGCGGATACGCCCCGCGATCATGTCCATCATGGTGCCGGAGCCGTCGGGGTAGACGATGGTGACGTCGAGCATGTGGCGGATCGCATCGCCCATGGCATCGATCACGAAGGCCACACCACCGGCTTTTGGCCGCAACAGATGCGTGTACGGGGAGCCCTGGGCATCGTGCTTGGCTCGGGTGAACCGCGTGCCCTCGGTGAAGTTCATCACCGACACCGGGAGGTGACGGAACTTCTCGCAGGCGCGCCGCGTCGCTTCGCGGTCCTTGCCACGCAGCTCCGGCCGCGCTTCCAGTTGCTGGCGCGAATGCCGCTTCATGAACGGGAAATCGAGTGCCCACCACGCCGGACCCAGCAGCGGCACCCAGATCAGCTCGCTTTTCAGGAAGAAGCGCATGAACGGGATGCGCCGGTTGAACACCTTCTGCAGGGCCGGGATATCGACCCAGCTCTGGTGGTTGCATACGACCAGATAATTCTCACGCGGGCCGAGGCCTTCGAGACCTTCCACTTGCCAGCGGGTTCGAGTGAAGGCGTCGAACAGCCAGCCGTTCACGCTCAACCAGCTCTCCGCGATCCCCACCAAGGCGGCGCCGATACCGCGCCGAATGGCTGCCACGGGAATCGCGAGGCGCAGCAGCGTCAGCGCGAACAGCGGCAACACGTGGAGCAGCGTGTTGACCAGCAGCACGACGCAGACGAGGGGAACGCGCAGGAAAGCGGGAAGGGAGGCGAACATCGGTGGCAACCCGGCGAAATCCGGTGAGTTTACAGGCTGTGTCGGCCGCCAGCCGACATGGGACGGCGACAGACTGTCACGCGCCGAGCTTTTCACTGACCGAAGCCAGGTCCTGGCGGACCTCGTCGATCCCTTCCCAAGGGTCTTTCTTGAGGCGGGCCAGCCGCTTCGGCAGGCTACGCAGGTCGAAGGCATTGCCGGATTTCACCTTGCCCAGCTCTTCCCAGCGCAGGGGCACGGCCACCGGGGCGCCCGGCCGCGAGCGGAGCGAATACGACGCCACGGCCGTCGCGCCCCGGCCATTTCGCAGGTAATCGACATAGATCTTGCCGCGCCGAAATCGCTTCGTGGCCGTGGCGACGAATTCCAGGGGGTGAAGCGCCGCCATCGCCTCGGCGAAGCCACGCGCGAAGGTTTTCACCGTGTCCCAGTCGGCGCCGGGGTTGAGTGGTACGACCACGTGCAAGCCCTTGCCGCCGGTGGTGCGCACGAAGGACACGAGGCCCAGTTCGTCGAGCAGACCGCGCACCATGCGCGCTGCGGCCACCACGCGCCGCCAGTCCACGTCTTCCCCGGGATCGAGGTCGAAGACCACGCGGTCGGCGATATCGGGAGAACCTACGTGCGAACCCCAGGGATGGAATTCCACCGCGCCGAACTGCACGAGTTCGATGAGACCGGCTTCGTCGCGCGGATAGAGGTATACCGCCTGCGCGCCGGTTTCCTCCTTGAGCTTGGCAGTGCCGACGTGTTCGAGTCCCGCCATGACGTGCTTCTGGAAAAAGCACGGCGAGCCTATGCCGCCAGGGCAACGGATGGTGGACGTGGGTCGATCCGCGATCGGTGGCAGCAACCACGGCATCACGGCGCGGTAGTAATCCACCACGTCCTGCTTGGTGATGCCGTCGTCGGGGAAGACGACACGATCGGGATGCGTGATGACCACCGCGCTCGCATCGGCGGGAGCGACTTTTGCGGACGCCTTCGTTGCACGCGTCTTCTTTCGGGCCGAAGGAGCGGACGGCGCCCGATCCGAATCGCGAAGGTCGTCGGGCGACTTGTCGGTACGAAGGGCTTTCAGGCTCGGCTGGCGCAGCAAATCCTTGTTGCCGATGCCGCGGTAATAGACCTCCGCGACCGCCGTTGGCGCTACCCAAAGCGCACCGCGCAGGGTTGGGTCCACGGCGTCGATACGCACGGTGGGCTTCTTCGAACCCTGCTTCGTCAGCGTCTCGCCGAGTTCGCGCAACATCTCGTCGGTGAATCCCGTGCCGACGCGCCCCACGTAGATCCAGCCATCATTGCCATCCGGCTTCGCCAGCAGCAGCGAGCCGAATGCAAGGCGTGAACCTTTCGCGGGCGTATAGCCGACGACAGCGAATTCGTCGCTTTCGAGGCGCTTTATCTTCTGCCAGTCGTCACCGCGCCCGCTGCGGTAGGCACCATTCGCGCGCTTGGCGATGATGCCTTCGAGCTTCTGATCCATCGCCATGGCGAACACGTCGTCACCATGGCCGACGTTGTGCGCGCTGTAGGCAAGGTGCTTCGGCGCGTGTGCCAGCAAGCGTTCCAGTAATGCCTTGCGATCGACGAGCGACGCGCGCGAGAGGTCGTAGCCTTGGAGATAGGGCATATCGAAGAGCATGTATACGAGCGGCGCCTGTGCTTCACCCGACAACGTGCGCTGCAGGGCATTGAAGTCGCTTCGGCCAGACGCATCGAGCGCGATCAGTTCGCCGTCGAGGCGCGCGCTGTCCAGGCCAAGACCCTTGATCGCTTGCACGATCTCAGGAATGCGATCGTTCCAGGGCAGGGCGTTGCGCGACCAAAGCAAGACCTCCCCATCGGCGATACCCGTGAGAATGCGGTAGCCATCCCATTTCACTTCGTGCACCCACTCCTCGCCTTTGGGCGGCGTCTCGCGGAGGCGGGCGAGTTGCGGAGGGAAAAAAGCATTATCGGCCTTCGCCTTGCGCGCGCGCGGTACGGCAGCGGCGGCCTTTGTCAGCGATGCGGCCGACATCCGTCGTGTCTTCGACGTCGGCGGCGCCTTCTTGCGCGACGTGGACTTCTTTGCGGCCGCGCGAAGCCGCGACGTGGTCGCCGCCCGGCGCGTGCTCTCGCGCATCTTCGCGTCGAGCAGGTCGTCTGCCTCGACATCACTGGCGTAAGCGTCTTCCGCCTTGATGAGGAACCAGGCGGGTTGGCGCTCCTTCTTAGCGCCTCGCACGAGATGCCAGCTGCCTTTCAGGCGATCGCCGAACAACTCGAACGTGAGATGGCCCTTGCGCAATTGCGCTTCGGGGTCGCCTTGCGTCGCCCACACGCCGCGATCGAAGAGATCGACGTGACCTTTGCCGTAGCCTTCCTCGATGTCGCCTTCGAAGTTGGCATAAGACACGGGGTGGTCTTCGACTTCCACGGCGAGTCGTTTCACTTTCGGGTCGTAACTGGGCCCTTTCGGCACCGCCCAACTGCGCAACACGTCACCGACCTGAAGACGAAAGTCGAAGTGTCGCCGCGACGCGTGGTGCAACTGCACCACGAAGATCGATCGCCTGCCCGTTCGCGCAGAGTCCTCCGGGGCGGGCTCACGGGTCTTTGCGAAGTTCCGCTTGCGTCGGTAGTCCTGCAGGCTCATGGCGGGATGGTTGGCGAGGAAGAGTGAACGTGCCGTAGAGCGTAAGCGAGCGCCGTCAGGGCACTTTCAGATTGGTTCGTATGGGACTGCATCACCGCCCCGCGCACAATCATGTCCCTCCCTTCCGAGGACCGATCATGAAGTCACGTACCGCGGCCCGCCTTGTGGCCGCCGCCTTCGCGCTGTCGTTTGCCTGCACGTCGCAAGCCAAGGGCTGCCTGACGCACCCGGCCATCAACTCACCACAGACGGTGTCCTTCGGCGTCATTCGGGTGCCGTCGGCGGCGGCAGACGGTGTGGTGCTCGCAGAGCGATCCACCACAGGCAGCACGGGTGAGTTCACCTGCCACGACCCTACACGCATCTCCAACCTTGGCATCTTTCAGACCCCGAGCGCCCTCGGCGATCACATTTATGAGACCAACGTACCCGGCGTCGGCGTGCGCATCTATTTTCGCCACAAGTATTACGGCGATGTCCCCGCACCCGACTACCTGAAGATCGGCTGGCTCATCAAGGATGAACTTCGCGGAGCGAGCGTGCAGTTGATCAAGACCGGGCCCATCGAGCGCGGCGGCACGCTGCATACCGGCAGGCTTGCGCATGCGGGATACGACGGAAAAGTGCAGGCATGGGCGGATCTGGTCGATGCGCGCATCGAGCCCGAGTTGCCGACCTGCGTCATTCAATCGCGCAGTGTGCAATTCGATCTCGGCAAGGTGGACGGCGCCGATCTCGCCGCCCGCGGTCATAGCGCATGGGTTGCCGCGCCATTGGTCGTGTCCGAATGCAAGCATGCGACCGCGCTGCGGCTGACCTTCAACGGCGAAGCGGATCTGGATGCGCCATCACTGTTCAGGCTTAACGGCTTCGACGCTGCTCGTGGCGTCGCCGTGGAGCTGCGGAGCAGCGAGTTGGACCTGCCACTCGTTCCGAACGAGACGCGTCCTATCGAGCTGCGCGCCTGGCAGAGCCTCCATCAGCATGAGTTCCGCGCTCGCTACAGAGTCACCGACAGCACGCTGACGCCGGGCCCGGCGAACGCGCACATCACCGTGAACGTGGCCTACCGGTGATGTACCACGAAGGCCACTTTCCACCCGAGCCATCCACAAGGACGCCCATGTCTCGACCTCGTTGTACGTACAGCGCAGCCGCGCTTCTTTTCTTCGCTTCCGGACAATGCTACGCATCGTATTGCCTGACCCATCCGACCCAAGGTGCACAGCAATCGATCTCGTTCGGTGTGGTCAAGGTTCCCGACGGCGTGCCGCCCGGTACCGTGATAGCCGAGCGTAGGGGCGCCCCGAACGTTCGGTATCTGGCGACGTGTATCTATCCCTGGCGAACCTCGAAAGTGCACCTCTTTACAAAGCCTAGCCCATTGGGGGACGGCATCTACGAAACCAACGTGAAGGGCATCGGTATCCGTACATCCTTCAACTACTACAACTCCGGTGAAGCCGTAGCCCCCGAAGACCTACACGTAAAGTGGGCTTTGAAATCGAATGTCGGCGCAGCAAAAGTCGAGCTGATCGTGACCGGGCCTTTGGAGAGCGATGGAGAACTGCAAAGCGGACGGCTGGCGACGGCAGGATTCGACGGCTTCGCCCAGGCGGAGGTCACGCTGAGCGCCACGCGCATCGTTCGCAAGAGGCTGGTCTGCCAGTTCCTCACGCCGGAAACCAAGGCGCGACAGAGCAAAGCCCTATCCCCGCGCACTACCGTCCAGGAGGTCCTGTGAAACTCAAGTCCGGCATTATTTTCCTGGCTGTGAACCTTGCTCTCGGTATCACCGTCGCGAACGCAGGCGGCGTCGAATTTTCCGCTGCCGTGGGCGAGTCGTATCAGTCTGTCGTCGTCAAAATGCGTGAAGGTGCGATGGCTCACGACGCTGCACGGGTCCATAGCGCGCTGAATAACGTCCTGTCTTCCATGTCCTGGCAACCGTTGGATGTCGCCCCATTATTCGGAGCGACGACAGCGGCTCCCTCGGAAGACCGAGATGATCCGCGTGGCCTCCGGCGCTACTACCGCATTGTGTTATCGGAAGACGTGGCAGCCGATGCCGATCGCATCAATAGCCTGATGGTCGCGCTGGCGGCGCGCGATGACGTCGAGTTGGTCTACCCG includes:
- the ligD gene encoding DNA ligase D — translated: MSLQDYRRKRNFAKTREPAPEDSARTGRRSIFVVQLHHASRRHFDFRLQVGDVLRSWAVPKGPSYDPKVKRLAVEVEDHPVSYANFEGDIEEGYGKGHVDLFDRGVWATQGDPEAQLRKGHLTFELFGDRLKGSWHLVRGAKKERQPAWFLIKAEDAYASDVEADDLLDAKMRESTRRAATTSRLRAAAKKSTSRKKAPPTSKTRRMSAASLTKAAAAVPRARKAKADNAFFPPQLARLRETPPKGEEWVHEVKWDGYRILTGIADGEVLLWSRNALPWNDRIPEIVQAIKGLGLDSARLDGELIALDASGRSDFNALQRTLSGEAQAPLVYMLFDMPYLQGYDLSRASLVDRKALLERLLAHAPKHLAYSAHNVGHGDDVFAMAMDQKLEGIIAKRANGAYRSGRGDDWQKIKRLESDEFAVVGYTPAKGSRLAFGSLLLAKPDGNDGWIYVGRVGTGFTDEMLRELGETLTKQGSKKPTVRIDAVDPTLRGALWVAPTAVAEVYYRGIGNKDLLRQPSLKALRTDKSPDDLRDSDRAPSAPSARKKTRATKASAKVAPADASAVVITHPDRVVFPDDGITKQDVVDYYRAVMPWLLPPIADRPTSTIRCPGGIGSPCFFQKHVMAGLEHVGTAKLKEETGAQAVYLYPRDEAGLIELVQFGAVEFHPWGSHVGSPDIADRVVFDLDPGEDVDWRRVVAAARMVRGLLDELGLVSFVRTTGGKGLHVVVPLNPGADWDTVKTFARGFAEAMAALHPLEFVATATKRFRRGKIYVDYLRNGRGATAVASYSLRSRPGAPVAVPLRWEELGKVKSGNAFDLRSLPKRLARLKKDPWEGIDEVRQDLASVSEKLGA
- a CDS encoding fimbrial protein; this translates as MKSRTAARLVAAAFALSFACTSQAKGCLTHPAINSPQTVSFGVIRVPSAAADGVVLAERSTTGSTGEFTCHDPTRISNLGIFQTPSALGDHIYETNVPGVGVRIYFRHKYYGDVPAPDYLKIGWLIKDELRGASVQLIKTGPIERGGTLHTGRLAHAGYDGKVQAWADLVDARIEPELPTCVIQSRSVQFDLGKVDGADLAARGHSAWVAAPLVVSECKHATALRLTFNGEADLDAPSLFRLNGFDAARGVAVELRSSELDLPLVPNETRPIELRAWQSLHQHEFRARYRVTDSTLTPGPANAHITVNVAYR